In the genome of Acetivibrio cellulolyticus CD2, one region contains:
- a CDS encoding VIP2 family actin-ADP-ribosylating toxin, producing the protein MYNEFKEFVSYEESKSFGEKYYSTWLQDFQLEGKHRHTYELSDLNYEVIKESKGKEYADRFRHEVSVYKAFSYYCGGNYGLAINELCRKGYTDIGFNTHTLKSMIQIMESEINKFVIKENIIGYRTLCYKDLLFAQRKSNLRKGDIIIDQGFMGVGLVKETLLQEHDMDTLMKVFIPTGSHAIYLDLISNRPNEQELLLKKNTKLKILSIKKLFFRNTRLMHCAVI; encoded by the coding sequence TTGTATAATGAATTTAAAGAATTTGTGTCATATGAGGAATCTAAAAGTTTTGGAGAAAAATATTACAGCACTTGGCTACAAGATTTTCAGCTAGAGGGTAAACATAGACACACATATGAATTAAGTGATTTAAATTATGAAGTAATTAAAGAGTCAAAAGGCAAGGAATACGCTGATAGGTTTAGGCACGAAGTATCTGTTTATAAAGCGTTTTCATATTATTGCGGTGGAAATTATGGTCTTGCAATTAATGAACTATGTCGTAAAGGATATACTGATATAGGTTTTAATACTCACACTCTCAAGTCAATGATTCAAATAATGGAGAGTGAAATTAATAAATTTGTGATCAAAGAAAATATTATAGGATACAGAACCCTATGTTACAAAGACTTATTATTCGCCCAAAGGAAAAGCAATTTGCGGAAAGGTGATATTATTATTGACCAAGGATTTATGGGTGTCGGTTTGGTTAAAGAAACGTTACTTCAGGAGCATGATATGGATACCCTTATGAAAGTTTTTATTCCAACTGGCAGCCATGCAATATATCTTGATCTTATCAGTAATAGGCCGAATGAACAGGAGCTGCTACTAAAAAAGAACACTAAGTTAAAAATATTATCTATTAAAAAGCTATTTTTTAGAAATACAAGGTTGATGCATTGCGCTGTAAT
- a CDS encoding recombinase family protein, producing MRKYGYIRVSDKDQNEARQILSLKEAGVDEAFILIDKQSGKNFDRPQYQLLKKALREGDLLVISSIDRLGRNYKEIINEWKYITQELKADIKILDMSLLDTTLHKDLLGTFISDLILQVLAYVAEQERHNIKKRQEEGIAAAKIQGKHLGRPKTKTPENFTIVYEKWINKEITARAAMKELNLKPTTFYNLLNLQKSKDNS from the coding sequence TTGAGAAAATATGGCTATATACGAGTAAGCGATAAAGACCAGAATGAAGCGCGTCAAATATTGAGCCTTAAAGAAGCCGGGGTTGATGAAGCATTTATATTAATAGATAAACAAAGTGGAAAAAATTTTGATAGGCCGCAATACCAATTACTTAAGAAAGCTCTCAGAGAAGGTGACTTACTTGTTATATCGTCAATAGATCGCCTCGGCCGAAACTATAAAGAAATAATAAATGAATGGAAATATATAACACAGGAACTCAAAGCTGATATAAAAATATTAGATATGTCTCTCCTGGATACTACCCTGCACAAAGATTTACTTGGTACTTTTATAAGCGATTTAATTCTTCAGGTCCTTGCTTATGTTGCAGAGCAGGAGAGACATAACATAAAGAAAAGACAAGAAGAAGGTATAGCAGCTGCTAAAATTCAAGGCAAGCATCTTGGAAGACCAAAGACTAAAACACCAGAAAATTTCACCATTGTTTATGAAAAATGGATTAATAAAGAGATTACTGCAAGAGCTGCGATGAAAGAGCTTAATTTAAAACCAACTACTTTTTATAATTTACTTAACTTACAAAAATCGAAAGATAACTCTTAA
- the tenpIN gene encoding type III toxin-antitoxin system TenpIN family toxin, whose product MRYIFLNQKFYNQFDEKNYPEIERKLERPYVMLTVNINGVVFGIPLRSGINHPNALWTNKQNHCGADYSKAVLIPDDSYIDSRNPYIRPEEHRVLIQKEHQLKIGFDKYINEYKKALKDIHIDRNKLICKYSTLQYYHKELNIT is encoded by the coding sequence ATGAGGTATATATTTCTAAATCAAAAATTTTACAATCAATTTGACGAAAAGAATTATCCTGAAATAGAACGAAAACTGGAAAGACCATATGTAATGCTTACAGTAAATATTAACGGAGTAGTTTTTGGTATACCTTTAAGATCAGGAATAAATCATCCAAATGCCTTATGGACAAATAAACAAAATCACTGTGGTGCAGATTATTCTAAAGCAGTATTAATACCTGATGATTCATATATAGATTCAAGAAATCCGTATATTAGACCTGAGGAGCATAGAGTTTTAATTCAAAAAGAGCATCAACTAAAGATAGGTTTTGATAAATATATTAATGAATATAAGAAAGCACTAAAAGATATCCATATTGATAGAAACAAACTGATTTGTAAATATTCAACTTTGCAGTACTATCATAAAGAGTTGAACATCACATAA
- a CDS encoding MmcB family DNA repair protein, translating into MINGIDTLSKLILKQLEEGLKPKDISLSMNVSYDQVKKLSQFNSMCQQVKNIVSEASYKNLRELGIKALVLKDFFDNNEWEGLDEVLGNTNPNTRRSDLKTLYPAYLEKKQEVKRMKERARYKLDELDRRENAIKTEIEDLKDSQKAISDAIKEFKIYNQEEQDFLLEHIGVADAPLEYNDETTENVKVLIKRLDYSWQQKLKKLEVVVFDDENYIWVIPDVDRFVEEYRKRKKFKGRIEYDYNNVPEFVRDSYPKEPFYRNKMIRGLSGPLKEKIKNQKERIKQLEEEKVCIEEEIKQIKKTDVKTFFDRIELTNTLSSKELLEHGRLQQLALKYLFEKNYIAAAEVSYKNYRWDCIGYDNESKIAIIEVKASAEDFLRDSKWQNYQVYCNTFYFLVESHLEYIFTYTFKGRDIKKEIEASGAGILIGHKNRLELKKESIFNRQPGDSSHVIFNIGRTLSKKLIYGY; encoded by the coding sequence ATGATTAATGGTATAGATACTTTAAGTAAGCTTATTTTAAAACAACTTGAAGAAGGACTAAAGCCTAAAGACATATCACTTTCAATGAATGTGAGTTATGACCAAGTTAAAAAATTATCTCAGTTCAATAGCATGTGCCAACAAGTAAAAAATATTGTTTCTGAAGCTTCTTATAAAAATCTTAGAGAGTTAGGTATCAAAGCGTTGGTCTTAAAAGACTTCTTTGATAATAACGAATGGGAAGGATTAGATGAAGTACTTGGAAACACAAACCCTAATACCCGGAGATCTGATTTAAAAACTTTGTATCCTGCTTACCTTGAAAAGAAGCAGGAAGTTAAGAGAATGAAAGAAAGAGCTAGATACAAGCTTGATGAATTAGACAGAAGGGAAAATGCTATAAAGACTGAAATAGAAGATTTGAAAGATAGTCAGAAAGCTATATCAGATGCTATAAAAGAATTCAAAATATATAACCAGGAGGAACAGGATTTTTTACTTGAGCATATCGGTGTTGCCGATGCCCCACTTGAATACAATGATGAAACCACAGAAAATGTAAAGGTTTTGATAAAACGTCTTGATTACAGCTGGCAGCAAAAGCTTAAAAAGCTTGAAGTGGTAGTATTCGATGATGAGAATTATATTTGGGTAATACCTGATGTTGATAGGTTTGTAGAAGAATACCGAAAAAGAAAAAAATTCAAAGGAAGAATTGAATATGACTACAATAATGTTCCTGAGTTTGTTAGAGACTCTTACCCAAAGGAACCGTTTTATAGGAATAAAATGATCAGAGGCTTAAGTGGGCCTTTAAAAGAAAAAATCAAAAACCAGAAGGAACGGATCAAGCAATTAGAAGAAGAAAAAGTCTGCATTGAGGAAGAAATAAAACAGATTAAAAAAACGGATGTTAAAACCTTTTTTGACAGAATAGAGTTAACAAATACATTGAGTTCTAAAGAACTTCTGGAGCATGGCCGATTACAACAGTTAGCTTTAAAGTACTTATTTGAAAAGAATTATATTGCAGCTGCTGAAGTTTCATATAAAAATTACAGATGGGATTGTATTGGATATGATAATGAAAGCAAAATTGCAATAATCGAGGTAAAGGCAAGTGCAGAAGATTTTTTAAGGGATTCAAAATGGCAAAATTACCAAGTATACTGCAATACATTTTATTTTCTTGTAGAATCCCATTTGGAATATATTTTTACATATACATTTAAAGGTAGGGATATTAAAAAAGAGATTGAGGCTTCTGGAGCAGGAATATTGATAGGTCATAAAAATAGGTTGGAATTAAAAAAAGAATCTATTTTTAATAGACAACCAGGTGATTCCTCTCATGTTATTTTTAATATAGGTAGAACTCTAAGCAAGAAACTTATTTATGGTTATTAA